One genomic segment of Helianthus annuus cultivar XRQ/B chromosome 14, HanXRQr2.0-SUNRISE, whole genome shotgun sequence includes these proteins:
- the LOC118486612 gene encoding uncharacterized protein LOC118486612, giving the protein MNWVAWDKTIAPVEFGGLSFGSLRDANLAMLAKWWWRFKTEKEGLWRKVIWAIHHNPRAWSDIPVKISVPGPWKSIISIRQVFVLADIDLNRAVKASVSNGNHISFWLDCWLEPDPLYICFLELFKLEKQCVVADEVVTGSFGSSFQLNWNWSCSQFNVVESDQLQQLISLLDCVNLQVGRDYWCWNYDPSGCFSVSGLKSLLGSANRERPNRVFEWNNWVPKKVAIMAWRSEMEKLPTKCALSARNIPVQDLRCLLCNEYDESSEHLFVSCHFTQIIWQNIASWGIWRMRNEVIFRQGSPNTVKVLEEIKAMAYLWVKNRSKEAQFSWDDWCRFRCFG; this is encoded by the coding sequence atgaACTGGGTTGCATGGGATAAAACAATTGCTCCTGTTGAATTTGGGGGACTTAGTTTTGGCTCTCTTAGGGACGCTAATTTAGCAATGTTAgcaaaatggtggtggaggtttaaAACAGAAAAAGAAGGCTTATGGAGGAAAGTTATTTGGGCTATTCATCATAATCCAAGAGCATGGAGCGATATCCCCGTTAAAATTTCGGTTCCAGGTCCTTGGAAGAGTATAATTAGCATTCGGCAGGTCTTTGTTCTCGCTGATATCGATTTGAACCGGGCTGTGAAAGCTTCAGTTTCTAATGGTAACCATATCTCTTTTTGGCTGGATTGCTGGTTGGAACCGGACCCTCTGTATATTTGTTTCCTAGAATTATTTAAGTTGGAAAAACAATGTGTGGTGGCTGATGAGGTTGTTACTGGAAGTTTTGGAAGTAGTTTTCAACTTAATTGGAACTGGTCTTGCTCACAATTTAATGTCGTAGAGTCGGATCAGTTACAACAGTTGATATCCCTTCTCGACTGTGTTAATCTCCAGGTTGGACGCGATTACTGGTGCTGGAATTATGACCCATCAGGCTGTTTCTCAGTCTCGGGTCTGAAAAGTCTCCTCGGTTCAGCGAATAGGGAGCGGCCTAACAGAGTGTTTGAGTGGAATAATTGGGTTCCTAAAAAGGTGGCTATCATGGCATGGAGATCAGAAATGGAAAAGTTACCGACCAAGTGTGCCCTTTCGGCTCGCAACATTCCTGTACAAGACCTGAGGTGTTTATTATGTAATGAATATGATGAGTCAAGTGAGCATTTATTTGTTTCATGCCATTTTACGCAAATAATTTGGCAAAATATCGCATCTTGGGGAATATGGAGAATGAGGAATGAGGTTATATTCAGGCAAGGATCCCCGAATACCGTTAAGGTCTTGGAAGAAATTAAAGCAATGGCGTACTTATGGGTAAAAAACAGATCAAAGGAAGCACAGTTTTCATGGGATGATTGGTGTCGCTTTAGATGTTTTGGTTAA
- the LOC110907879 gene encoding uncharacterized protein LOC110907879: MWRAFLNRLPTKTTLIKRNIHVENDVCAWCEEGEESIDHIITGCSVSAGVWHSISVWCRIPEIYDFSVKDVAVLHEFCAADGHKKSLLQGIFIIASWRLWRARNEKLFSRTNSTVADIVADVKSFAFLWYKHIFKDEIVDGRDGVLLM; encoded by the coding sequence ATGTGGCGCGCTTTCTTGAATCGGCTCCCGACGAAGACAACGTTGATTAAAAGAAATATTCATGTGGAGAATGATGTTTGCGCCTGGTGCGAAGAAGGGGAAGAATCAATTGATCATATTATAACAGGTTGTAGCGTTTCTGCAGGCGTTTGGCATAGCATTTCTGTTTGGTGTCGGATCCCAGAGATCTACGATTTTAGTGTGAAGGATGTTGCTGTTCTACACGAGTTCTGTGCAGCTGACGGTCATAAGAAAAGCCTGCTGCAGGGTATCTTCATTATCGCCAGCTGGAGGTTATGGAGGGCCAGAAACGAGAAGTTGTTTTCTAGAACGAACTCGACTGTGGCGGACATTGTTGCGGATGTTAAGTCGTTTGCTTTCTTGTGGTATAAACATATATTTAAAGATGAAATTGTAGATGGGAGAGATGGCGTTCTTTTGATGTAA
- the LOC118479241 gene encoding transcription factor bHLH118-like, producing MFSFQHSDDLLFHQIPSLISFQQPARTQQDLVVKLHDHVPMEATTNIPLTKARKLQGGQSPSSKPNSATTDQGVEDSNKDEHTQKKLAHREIERQRRRDMADLYASLRGLLPLDFVKGKRSTSDQMHQAVSYIKHMQEKIKVLGDKRDRLKKFVEAGVPGEATNTEKEKQMNLLPNTVSISSCINGGVHMFVNSCLVEHGFPLSSVLKAISDEGYNVISCSCTKANQRLIHSIQTEVNDEPVSTDLSILQQRLSEVANNY from the exons ATGTTCTCTTTCCAGCACAGTGATGACCTACTATTTCACCAGATTCCTTCTTTAATTTCCTTCCAACAACCGGCAAGAACTCAACAAGATCTTGTAGTGAAGCTTCATGATCATGTTCCCATGGAGGCCACTACAAATATTCCACTCACCAAAGCCAGGAAACTGCAAGGAGGTCAGTCACCTTCGTCTAAACCTAATTCAGCAACTACTGATCAAGGGGTAGAAGATAGTAATAAAGATGAGCATACACAAAAAAAATTGGCTCATAGAGAGATCGAAAGACAACGAAGGCGCGATATGGCTGATCTTTATGCTTCACTTAGGGGTCTACTTCCCCTTGATTTCGTTAAG GGAAAGCGGTCTACATCGGATCAAATGCATCAGGCAGTGAGTTACATCAAACACATGCAAGAAAAAATCAAAGTCTTGGGTGACAAGAGAGACCGGCTCAAGAAATTTGTGGAGGCGGGTGTTCCTGGTGAAGCCACAAATACTGAGAAAGAAAAGCAAATGAATTTACTTCCTAATACCGTCTCAATTAGCTCTTGTATTAATGGGGGAGTTCATATGTTTGTCAATAGTTGTTTAGTAGAACATGGTTTCCCTCTTTCAAGCGTTCTAAAAGCGATCTCCGACGAAGGTTATAATGTTATAAGCTGCAGTTGTACTAAAGCAAACCAACGGTTGATTCACTCTATCCAAACTGAG GTGAATGATGAACCAGTGTCAACTGATCTCTCCATATTGCAACAAAGATTATCTGAGGTGGCCAATAACTACTGA
- the LOC110905069 gene encoding transcription factor bHLH36, which translates to MFSFKHSDDLVFHQIPSLISFQQPARNQQDLVLNLHDHVPMESTTNIPLTKARKLHGDHSPSSKPNSGTTDQGVDDSKDEHTQRKLAHRELERQRRRDMAELYASLRGLLPLNYVKGKRSTSDHMHQAVNYIKYMQEKIKVLSVKRDRLKNFVEAGVPSPATNTEEEKQMNLLPNTISISSCNGGVHVLVNSCLIEHGFPLSRILKAISGEGYDVISCSCTKANQRLIHSIQTKVNDEPVSSDLSMLQQRLSAVANNY; encoded by the exons ATGTTCTCTTTCAAGCATAGTGATGACCTGGTATTTCACCAGATTCCTTCTTTAATTTCCTTCCAACAACCGGCAAGAAATCAACAAGATCTTGTACTCAACCTTCATGATCATGTCCCTATGGAGTCCACTACAAATATTCCACTCACCAAAGCTCGGAAACTGCACGGAGATCACTCACCTTCATCTAAACCGAATTCAGGAACAACTGATCAAGGGGTAGATGATAGTAAAGATGAGCATACACAAAGAAAATTGGCTCATAGGGAGCTCGAAAGACAACGAAGGCGCGATATGGCTGAGCTTTATGCTTCACTTAGGGGTCTACTTCCCCTTAATTATGTTAAG GGGAAGCGGTCTACATCGGATCATATGCATCAGGCGGTGAATTACATCAAATACATGCAAGAAAAAATTAAAGTGCTAAGTGTCAAGAGAGACCGGCTGAAGAATTTTGTGGAGGCCGGTGTTCCTAGTCCAGCTACAAATACTGAGGAAGAAAAGCAAATGAATTTGCTTCCTAATACCATATCAATTAGTTCTTGTAATGGGGGAGTTCATGTTTTGGTCAATAGTTGCTTAATAGAACATGGTTTCCCTCTTTCAAGAATTCTAAAAGCGATCTCCGGCGAAGGTTATGATGTTATAAGCTGCAGTTGTACTAAAGCAAACCAACGGTTGATTCACTCTATCCAAACTAAG GTGAATGATGAACCAGTGTCATCTGATCTCTCCATGTTGCAACAAAGATTATCTGCGGTGGCCAATAACTACTGA